CCATGAAGATTACTATACTGGCAGTTCTTCAGAGCACATTTTGACTGTCAGGatataaataattttctttgcttgatCTTAAAATCAAGAAATACTTACATAAAGAAACAACTTAAGTAATTAAAATACTCAAGTTAAGGCAAATTGTTATATTAAATTGTATTCctaaggagaaaaacaaattatTACTTTGAGAGGCTCAAGGAAACCAATACAGTCTCCCTATTCAAGACAAGATATATTGTGTTGAGAAACACTAAGGTTTCTCACTCATTACATACTTGAACTTCTCTGCTGTCACTTTCTTCTGATTAGCAGAGAAGTTGCGGAAGACAGTGTTGCCACCATAGAGGAAAACGTCACTGTCCTGAGATATCACTCCCTGTACCACCTGTACACAGAAACATGATGCTTTATATACAGTACAAAAAGTGCATGCTAATCACCAGGTATtgttaaaaaatatatgcattttgaatgtttttatataaacatatatataaagggAATCTTAAATAACAGTATGTACAAACCAGACAGTTACAAGAGGGTGATGGCAATGCCTCAATGAAATATTCACCTTGTGGTAGTTAAGAGCAGCACAGGTGGCCTCAGCTTCCCCTGCAGCACGCACCCACGGCACGCCTAACAGGTCAAACAGCTCCGTGCACTGCAACATCACAGCAGAAGAGAGGCTGAAGCCATTACCtcaatttttttatcataacttAATTAAAAATAGTTCAGATGACAAGAATGCTGTTTTGTGTACAATGGAGACAGAACCAAATCTTTAAGATGCTCCATCTAGGACAAAGATCTTACAAATTTATTTCTTTTGAGCCTTATGCAACTTATGTCACAAAATGAGCTCCTGGCTTGAACAGTCAAGAATTCGGTGTGTTCTCAACTTACTTTTTTCAAGATGGCATTGAAATGactcctttttcctgtttttgctgttgtggtaATGGAGGAGACACCACtgacaccacgaccaccatggGGCTGACCAAAGTTCCTCTGATTACGGCTGCTGATGGTGTTCCACTTGAGGCTTGGTGCATCACCCTCCAGCACCATCACAGGCACCACTCCAGCCTGCAGGCACGCCACCGTCCGGAAGAACAGGTTCCTGGAGTGAGAGTCATCCAGCTTGGTGTATATATCAAATTAGGTTTATTAGGTTATTGTTACCTTCTGATTGACTCCTTAGTTGTGCAGTGACAGGAAAGTCAAAGCCAGCCAAAATCTCTATAGGCCATGGTGGTCACTTTCAGCTTGATTATTTAAGTAATGTGTCAGAGGCATTTAGCTTAAGTTTTTTAGCAGGGTTCACTCTTCACTCATGATCTCAAATTGCCAATGTATCCTGCCTTCAGATtaatttctcagtgttttcatgatgttcCAAAGGAGAGCATGatagttctctttttctttgtaatcTACCAAAGATGACTTAAGGTACCTCAAAGctgtaggacacacacacacacacacacacacacacacacacacatagatagatagataaataggttaATTGACTACAAACTACTTAATGTAGATAGTTATATAAAAGTATACCATTATTATACATTAACTTCTTAAAGTTACTTCGAAACAACTACAAAACTACTTACGTGGCCAAAAAATATCATGAACATTGCAAGATTTCATATCTACgtatacaaagaaaagtaaatatttttttaatgcagaTTTCAACATTTACAAAAATAATCATGCGATCAAaaaatgccacacacacacacacacacacacaccttgcaaaGAACATAACGAACCTGAGGTGTGGACGTGTCATCACATGGCCGAGCTGCAGGCTCTGAGTGTCCACCAGCCAGCCCGCGAGGTCCACGGCCACTGCCTGCCCTGCGAGGTCTGCCAGACACATCACCTCCCCCGTGGGTGACACCATATCCCATAGCCCCTTTACGCCCATATTGCCGCACTGTGCTGCAAAGACAAGGCCAGGAGTCACCTATTTGGAGTTACCTCTACTGACCCTACTGACTCTACTGGTTTAATGGTTATCCAACTTCCAAATAGAGGGTAACTTATAAGCCTGAGATATTTGGTTCAGTTCTTGTGATCATGTAATGGACTAGGTCAATGGTTCTTAACCTGGGTTCGATCGAATCCTCCGGGTTCGGTGAGTTAGTCTCAGGGGTTCGGCGGAGATGTGTGCGCATGGTTaattttgtgcattattttatttttccaactaCAAAGGGTTCGGTGAATGCACGTATGAAACTTGCGGAGTTCAGTACCTCCTACAAGGTTAAGAACCACAGGACTAGACAGAAGTGAAAAGTTCCAATACTTCTGCAAGTGCCATGGCTTCCTAAGTATGGCACTAACTAAAGCAATCAAATCCCCTTCCTCTGCCGTGCTAGGGTTCATTTCCAGCAATGGGCAATGTTTCACCAACCCAAACAAAAGACTCGACATGAATGTGGAAATAAGAATGTTCGGGAACGAAAAGGAATTCGCTTGACAAGAACACCGACCAGCAAGATTTTCTAAAAAATTCTTGCAAATTGGCCAGAAAATATTTTTATGCTGTAGCAGTAGATGCTAAATTCAAACCTTAAAATGTAAACATGAAgttttatataactattttcaGCAGCAGTAAATACTAATTTTGTATTATAATATCATACAAGATAGGTACGGTTGAGTTCAACTGGTTTTATTGTTTGAATATGCataattattttaattatatatatatatatatatatatatatatatatatatatatatatatatatatatatatatatatatatatatatatatatataatttaattaCACTCAACCCCCAGCTATCGCGAGAAATTGGTCCCTTAACATCGCCGTGATAGCTAAAAACGCGATAGCCATTGTTaagaatacataggaaaaaaaaaaattgttcgtgGCCCGCCAGAGTAGCAACACAATTCAATATAttggcacctttttttttccctcatctcacCATGATTTATAGATCAGTCTTGAGGAGGACATGATTTGAGCTTCGCACAGCATTATGTCCAGCACTATCACTAGTGAGGTTCATATGTGCCTTAATGTGGTCCTTCTTAAGGTAAATACCTCTCACTGTAGACTCGCTGATGCCGAACTTAGCGCCCACTGAACTTTTACTTTGTCCACTCTCGATCAATTTCACTATCTCATATTTCACAGCATATGTaaggttcttcctcttcttgatttctttcccaGGCGCCGCTGTTGCCTTTCGCTGGGTCGGGTTGGGTGGTAGCGATCTCCCTGGGTGGCCAGGAGGGGGAGTAGAGGCCATTGTCCCGAGATACACACGCGTGACCTTGAGATTCACCACGGCACGTGCCACTCAGTCAACTGTGGCGGGAGGGACTAGAGGGATGGGGGAGCGGGAGAGTGGCTGGATAAGGAAGCGGGAGTGTGCAAGCCAATCACGGCCTAATATGTCAGTCAAATTCAGCCAATTAGCAAGCGAATCTGGCCAAGAAATATGACGTAGCTGTCACGTGAACATCCTGGACATACAGTATAACGACTCATGGGCCGCGATAGCTCCACTAGGATTCGCGTTAGCccatttaatgtgttttttattgttcccgTGATAGCTTTAAACCGCGTTAGCAAAACCCGCTATAGCTGGGGGATAAGTGTATATTAATTGATTACTACTTGTATATGCCGACGTAAAGCATGAAATGTTCTATGGGATGagtaatattttgtttaattttgaatTGTTACTTTTTGCAATAATCATGCATTGTCTCCAGATACGCATTTACACTGGTTGTTGTAAATTACCATCTTCAGGAATAATTCTGTATCACTGAAAAATATGCGGAGAtaagctattattattattattattattattattattattattattattattattattattattatcatcatcatcattatcatcatcattgttactattatcttattttattttattttattttatttttgtatactACAAATCGCatattgcaagagagagagagagagagagagagagtcaaaatggCGGAAGGGAAGAGGTCACGCATGGAAGATGAAGTTCCCAAAGACTTTATGGCCGGAGTTCCCGAAGTGACGGTGAGGAAACTGTTCAGTGACTCTTTGTTGCTATAACTTCTCTTTAGTAACTTCATGTGGGGCAAGTCAGCAACGTGATTTTGAAAGAAAATTGAGGTAAATTATCGTGGTTATAAAATTGTTGATATGATTAAGCTTCACCTGATAAGAAGTAGGGGTAAATTATCGTGGTTATAAAACTGTTGATATGATTTAAGCTTCACccgataataaatataatataacagTGATAGTAAACATGCTTCTTGCTTCACCATACCACGCGCTAGCCCCTCTACAGGTCCAGCCTTCCGAGATGCGGGAGTTTATGGATATCGAGATAGACAACATTTGGTTCCACGTCAGTACGAATACCAAGATCAACCTGCACTACATTGACCAGAATACGGCCTGTAGCAGCATCTTCCTGCCATCAGGAGAGGTGAGGCAAGGCTGGTGGTCTGAAGCCACTTCAGCCGACTATCTATTCTGATGCACTCAGTTGACGTTCCTCAATGAGCTGGCCATGGCATCTAGGgctgcattctgaaacacttcgctctctcaccacgactgtttttaaGGGTCTTTGAGATAAACacccggattctcaagagtatttctccggtctgtaatctaataaaaaataaaaataataataattaacaaaaaataaataaataaaaagataaaaacccgcgtcacttcagaTAGAGCCTATTAaaagtagtggtggaggtgcgtactgaagtgcttcagaatatggcACTGtattctcttgttttgttcttgtatcACAAATGTTTTCTAAGGTCACATGTACTGATAGGGCAATCTAGGCGAGGGACTCCGGTGATGAGTGAGTGTCGCGCCAGGGGTTCGCTCCCCGACAACAGCCTCTCACAGCTAATTTATCCCATTGGGTGTTTTTCCAAATTGACGATGTTGAATATGTTAATACATCACTATAATCATAGAAgcaaccttgaaaacccatataacttacagtagagcctgttaaaagaaGTGGAGATATGCAGGATCACAATgatctttttttatcatatatatatatatatatatatatatatatatatatatatatatatatatatatatatatatatatatatatatataatatatatttatttatttattttttattttatttattttttttttctggcatgtTAAATCATCATTATATTTCATTGTTTGATCTTCCAACCCTGCTTACCACATTTCagttgatgatgataaaagaaacaataatgGTTCTGCATCCAATGGACAACAAGAACTGTCTATATCTTATATCTCTGTGTGGAGCAGGTTATGATGTTTTAAGGTTTTAGATGGTATGTTGGATTATTGGTTCCCCTCACCTGTCATAACAGGAACAAGGAGCATAAACTTACTGATACAGTTTCTTCTTGGTTTGTTTAATCGCAATTTATTCACACTCAAGCTGTGTTTAGACCAAGTCAGCACACCACAAACTTCTGAGTGCATTAATACAATTATCTCAGCACACCACAAACTTCTGAGTGCATTAATATAATTATCTGTATTTAATGGAAAACTattgtgaaagagaaaaaatgagaggtgCTTTATACTAAATCAAGTCCACTGAATCTTGGTTTCAGTGTCTCCTTAGAAAGTTGCATATCAAAACATAGTTGCTGCATATGTCTAAATTagttttttcatccttcctgtcATCTCACAACAcccatcattatttttcattacagcTACAAGTACAATTGCATGATTCAAAATTCTCTGTGATTTTCAACAAGCGAGGAACACTGCATGGCGTTGCAGGCTTTGTGACAGAAGCAGCTGCAGTCTTGGCAGCCATGAAACGGGTGATGCTCCTAAAGAAACTGGGATATCATGTCAGGGCCCACAACTTCAGGATCACAAATGTCACCGCTAGAGGACAAGTGCCTTTCAGAATAGACATTAAGTCACTGCAGCAAGACAACAAGAAGCATCTACAATACTTGTGAGTAACTACAAGGCAAATGCAGCTCCTTACTAATTATTGTGGAATGGAAGGGCATGAATCATGAAATTCATGTTTCAGttgaaataggaaggaaaaccaTTGCAATTTGTTGGTTGGCATTCTTCACATGGTGCTGTCTAAGAATTCAAAATAAATGTTGTAGTTATTGAGGATATACATATTCATACTAAGAAATAGCTTGTAATTTCAATTAGTTGCAGATCCGGAATTTTAATGACTAGAAAGCTTTACTTATTAGATGATTGGAGATGAGATGTTTAAAGAGTATGTGTGGAGTAACTTGGATGAACAGATTCAGAAAtgaagaagtgaggaggagaaagggtgtTGTGAGAGATTTGGCAGGACAGACAGGGCAATGTATGCTGGTTTGGACATGTTGAGAGAATGGAGGATGGTAAGCTAGCAAAGAAGATAGCAAGATGAATGATGAGATGTATGAACTTACAATGTATGCCATGTaagggatggatagatagtGTGAAAGGCCTTCAAGAGCAAAGGACTGACACCAGAGCATAGCAGAATGATTGTGTGCGacagaagtgaagggaaagcagTTGTGAAGAATGACACCCCCCTGCGATGGTCTCACACAGGTGTGGGGCAACTAGGTATGGTAGGGGAGGGTTCTTGTTATGAAGGAGCTTTGTTCCCAACCAAACTGACCAATCTGTGAGAtttttccatgtaaagtgagggagtgctctctcttctccattgggtgCCAGGGAGCACCTGTTCTAAACACTACTGCCTTATTAAAATATCTTCAGttaaaaaaattatcacttatAGTTGTGTCACCCATGCAAATTTTTAGTTTTTAGGGAATGTTATTATTTAAAACAAGtgttgtgaatgagtgtgaatgtgaaagttgtgtgccttgtcttagTTACTCTTCCTTTTGAAGGAGACAGTTTTggtatatttatgtatgcatgtgtataTACCATACCCACTGTATGGAATGGTTCCTGCCACTTTTGATTCACATTCTTTACTTTGTCTTTGCTAGTTTGGTACAGTATTAATCTTTAATCTGAGCTGATTTGTAGTTAGCCTAGAAATGAAACTCATACATTGAGGTTTTATGTGGACTAAGATGAATGATGCACTTTGCCTTCTTCCTCAGCTttggagaaaatggagaagagcaGCTAAAACTGACAACCTTCATCCCTTCAGTTCACACCACAGTCATTATTACTCACCATGGAAAATTGTCCTTCTTTAGTGAGTTCTccttcaagtattttttttaaatggtgATTATATTTATGCATTCCCTAAAAACTAAGATTTTGCATGGCTGacagtgataattttttttttactgaagatATTTTAATAAGACAGTAGTGTTTAGAACAGAaattactataataataataacaatgataataataataataatgataatgataataataataatattcataattacAGTAGATATAATGAGGAGCCTATGTTCATTGGTGGCCATAGATCTACTAATCTGATAACTGCTAATTAGCAGTAAGTGAAGCTAACTTCCATTAACTGATTGATATTTTTGTTAACTTTAGAAACTTAGCAGACCAAGCAGTTTTCACTGAATGTAATTCTCCTTCCACTAACTTTTAAGTCCACAAATATAATTCATGTAGGTTTTTCTTGTCATTGTGCATATGACTCCAACAGTCAGGCAGATGCACTATTGGGTGTGTGACTACGTCACATATACACATATCATTACAAGACATGATTGGTCAATGCAGCATCAGGTTCAGCTGAACCCTGTTGCACAATAATTATTCTAGAGTTCTGAGTTCAGTTCATTTATGTCATTGTCACTGACACACTTTCTGTCTTATTCTCATTTTGGTTATCAACTTATCATTATGATACTTTAattttatctgttcatttatttatttgttactgTTGTGTATACCTTTATCATTATCTGATCTTGGCATGCTATAACTTATTTTTTAATTCTATGTCTAAGCTACATCATAAAATTTCAGATCTCTATGTCTGTTTTTAAAGGTTTTACAACCCCAATACCAAACCAAAAGTAAACTCATCTCATAAAAGTTAGTGCTTAGCAATTAAGATTAGCTTCCACTTATTTATAGCAGTTTATTGGTTTATTGCTAGCAAAGCAAACTTAACGGATAGTGGTGCCACCTCTGCCTATATGTTGCAGTGTTGCAGGAAGTACACAGTAGCAAAATAGCACATCTGTGCAGTTTACAAAAAATGCAGTTTCTTAAGAATACAAACACAGCCTAAGAAAACATCACCATACTCGTACCTGACATGTGTTTTCTCTTCACATAAACTTTTTGTTTTAATCATTCTAGATTGTGAGAATTTTggagaattttttatttattttttattaaataaTCAACCATTGTTCATTGAATGGTGTTAATTTCATCTGAAAATTGAGCTTCACTGCTGTGAAAAAATGAAACAGAGATGAGCAGACTTAGCAATCTTAGTAATTTAAATTGTATTGTAATGATCATAAAACttgtaaaattaattaaaagaaattatgaaCATGGCAGAGGCAGATGAATACAAAGTATGGTAGTGTAGCACTTAAATATTCATGTGTGTTTTAGTGTCATCATTCTGAAAGACCCATGCCTGCTTGTATGAGTTAGCCTTGTTCACTTTATAACAACTTGCAAGATCTCCCTGTAAAATATTAGTCACTACCTTGAAGTACCTGCATATCTCTGACTATTTTCCCACTCAGCCATGCTTTACCATCTCCCCAGTATACCCAGAATAACCAAGTTACCTCATCTCACCACTAGGTGAGATGAGGTGTCCTCTCTTTTGGTTAACTGTCTATGAGTTTTCTCTCCCCATGTCTGCTGTTCAGTGATGAACTACTTATTTATAAAGCCTGTGAACACTGTCCTCCTTCACTTGCCATGTTTTGAAAGTAACAAGCATTAAACTCCTCACATATGCCACATATAGATGCTTCTCACTCTAAGAAAGTACGCTCAACACCAATAAAGGCAGATTAGGATGTAGCAAACTGAAttgtacaaaagaaaaatatgagttgTTGGCAAATAATATTGTGGGACATGCTGAGGTATTGACTTCTGGACAGAAATTATTACTTAGATTACACTGCATCTTGCTACTATTGTTATGTTACCAGGGATGATCCAAGAAAATGTGGAACAAGCCTTTGTACATGCTGATGATTATAAATAATGATTTTCAGGTCCCAATGTGGAGAAATTGCTGCAGGCTTCTAAGTTTATCTACCCACGCCTGCATCCCTACGCTGTCCTGCTCCCCAAGCCCAGCCAGCTGTAATTTGAGACATACAAGGTACTGTTCACTTTCTCTTGTGTACAAAATTAGAAGTAGATATGATCAACATTGCTTGTCAGTTTTGTATAAGGTTCATTCTGTCACTAACTGAGATGCAGATGAAGAAGTTAAGCCAAATCATTAGAGGTAATTAAGTATGTCTGCCTCTAAAGGATATATAAACTGGAGCTACAGCAAAGATTTACATTGAAGAAATAATCACAGAAATTTCCAGTGTTGTTTATATTCCTATGGTTGTATGCATGTATTAATTACTAAGTTATTAACTTCCCATATTTCTCATTTAAATTTGTTTCTCTCATACCTGGAAGTGATGGATTCTGATCTTAGAAACATGCAAAAAAGACAATCTGTAATTAATGCAATGCCCAAGGTGCATGATGTACAaattttttgcatattttagaCTAGAATGCTTTACTTCACAGTTAAAGTAAGTGGATACTTAAAATTTTGACCCAGTGTAACATTTATATGTGTCAATTGATGGCTGATCCCATACTGAGTCTTTGTTGTCTGTTATGGAATGAGTGCCTTGATTTGTGTAAACACTGTGTTATTGATTATCATTGGGGCTATTAGTGAAGAAATGAGGGTAAATAGAATATTAGGTCAAGTGGAATGAAAAGATAACAATGACTTGAGTTACTGTACTAAGATAAGAATGGCATTACATGGACCCAGGAAAACATCAAATAGAGTCTTAAATAAGGGTCTGGAAGGCCAAAAAATCAGTAAAGTTGCATTTGCTCATGTAGCTTGACTAGTTGATATCATATGATAAGTGTTTACCATTGCAAACATGGAACCTGCCTTTTGAGACAATGATAGCGAGGATGACAGTGAAATAttgaattgaaaaaaataaagggtaaATTGCCTTTCTATATTGTTAGGATTTTGTAGAAAGTATATAGATTATAAGCAAAGTTCCTATCTCTCCATCCTTAACCATCTTAGTCATTTTAAATTACATGCAGGAAATGTGGTGATGTATTCTAATTCCCTGTATCATAGGCACAGTGTGTCAATACATCAGATTGAGCATATACAGATTATGTTCCTGAGTTGAGATATTCCATGTTCCTTGAGAAATTCTGAGATTTACTGGGATTTcaatttgtttatattttgctATTATTACATGACTATTTCACTCAAATTTTTTGAGCTTCCAAATTTTTAGATAAAACTAGGAAAATAGTTCAAGGTATTCCACCATAATGTTATGTACTAACTTCATCTCTGTGCAATTAGTACAATGTTgcacatttcattttattagcTTAACATTTATATGACTGCTGTCACCAGAGGCCTTTCTGTACATGATTTATGGACCATCTTCACATGTTATGTACATAATCATAATAGCCAACCACACCCTCATGCTAGCCATTAAGTGATGGGCTGCTTTCCTCACAGTTCTTCCTTATTACAGCCTACTCTTAAATATAAAGCATTACATTCAAGGAGTTAAATAGGTTGGCATGTACTACAGATCAGCAAGCAGTGTTGAACAGTGGTATTGTACATTTCTACTTTGCAGGTTTGTAAAGGATGAAAAAGCTACAGCAGTAATTTAGTACTGAAGGACAAAGACCCCAATATGACAGGTGGTGATGCCCGAGCAATGCCATTGGTTGCTTTCAAGGAGGAAAAGTTTATGGTGGCAATAGCTGACACATTATGTGCCTTAAAAAATAACCATTGTAAAGGAAATTTATCATTAtagttttctgttaatattgaaattcttttttcattattgtacaAGTACATATGGAGGGAAATTCAGCCTCCATTGAAATCAATGTTTGTCATGAAAGATTATTAAAAAGGATGGAGTGAGAGGACTTTATTCCCACAAGACAAGGCATGGCATGTTGATTTGGTTGCCCCTTATTAGGGAGATCTCAGCTTTGCATGTATAGATACACTAAAGTATATGCAACTACAATTAAGTCTGCCAATGTCACTTGTTTCCCATCTTTATAAAACAACCAATATCAGTAAATCAACAATTCCAAAGAATATGTACTTaatttcttcatctccctcccatTTCACATACCTGGTGACTGATGGGAAAGAGAGGATTTGAATTGAGTAAAGTATATGCTATCTAAAACTAACCAGGACTCCATCCTCACCTTGAACTCACCAAATTGACCTAACTGCTAAATGTCCGTTTTACCCAAGTAACAATGAAAGACCTTTCAAAACTAAATCTACTAAATAATCCCTTAGATGGGGCACTCTTCAAAACTGCACAAACCACAAGAGACCACACCTCATCTCCATTATAACTGCTGAGAGATTGATAACAATATGGTGTCAGATacaaagactgaaaaataaTTGGTGAAGCTGAGGAACATACAGCGGCATCCCTGGGTGAACCTGAAGTGTAAGTTGGTGACTGTCTAGCTTCAGCAGTAACAGCATGGGACTAAAAATGCCATGATCTCCACCTCGACTTTCAAATCCCTCACAACAACAGAATGCTGCCCACATCAGTTGATGAGAAGTTTCACAGCACTGAGATAAGATAGAAATCTGGTAAATATTCAGATTTTGTCACTGGCACTATTACTGATTTCCAACAAATGATGCAGATTCAAAATACTCCAAATatcaatatataaaagagaGCAACCTTACATACATGCTGCATATCGTGTGAAACTGCAGTAATACTACAATATCCTACTTATGGAAAAGGTTATGGCGATGTGCTGGATGTCTGCAT
This genomic interval from Scylla paramamosain isolate STU-SP2022 chromosome 7, ASM3559412v1, whole genome shotgun sequence contains the following:
- the LOC135102307 gene encoding TATA box-binding protein-like 1 isoform X1 encodes the protein MAEGKRSRMEDEVPKDFMAGVPEVTVQPSEMREFMDIEIDNIWFHVSTNTKINLHYIDQNTACSSIFLPSGELQVQLHDSKFSVIFNKRGTLHGVAGFVTEAAAVLAAMKRVMLLKKLGYHVRAHNFRITNVTARGQVPFRIDIKSLQQDNKKHLQYFFGENGEEQLKLTTFIPSVHTTVIITHHGKLSFFSPNVEKLLQASKFIYPRLHPYAVLLPKPSQL
- the LOC135102307 gene encoding TATA box-binding protein-like 1 isoform X2, encoding MREFMDIEIDNIWFHVSTNTKINLHYIDQNTACSSIFLPSGELQVQLHDSKFSVIFNKRGTLHGVAGFVTEAAAVLAAMKRVMLLKKLGYHVRAHNFRITNVTARGQVPFRIDIKSLQQDNKKHLQYFFGENGEEQLKLTTFIPSVHTTVIITHHGKLSFFSPNVEKLLQASKFIYPRLHPYAVLLPKPSQL